A single genomic interval of Lathyrus oleraceus cultivar Zhongwan6 chromosome 7, CAAS_Psat_ZW6_1.0, whole genome shotgun sequence harbors:
- the LOC127100484 gene encoding uncharacterized protein LOC127100484, protein MSGKHGSGILTVLILLALQLQVLLVGGDYIPPAKPGGFLYKNRHFDYDTIRIEAFYDPLCPDSADSWPPLIQALDHYAARVSLLVHLLPLPYHDNSFVASRALHIVNGLNRSATFPVLQSFFKYQEKFYGAPTRNLSRATIVDEIVKFVASVVGNSYQTSIKNGFNDTNTDLLTRVSFKYATSRGVSGTPFFYVNGFVLPDAGNALNYSDWRNVIDPLIGAKKSI, encoded by the exons ATGTCAGGGAAACACGGGAGCGGAATATTAACTGTACTTATACTGCTTGCGTTGCAGTTGCAGGTACTACTGGTCGGAGGTGATTACATCCCGCCGGCCAAACCAGGCGGTTTCCTTTACAAGAATCGTCACTTCGATTACGATACCATTCGGATTGAAGCTTTCTACGATCCTTTGTGCCCTGACAGCGCTGATTCATGGCCGCCTCTTATACAAGCTCTCGATCACTACGCCGCTCGTGTTTCCCTCCTTGTTCATCTTCTTCCCTTACC TTATCATGACAATTCTTTTGTTGCTTCTCGTGCTTTGCACATAGTGAATGGTTTGAATAGATCTGCTACGTTTCCAGTGCTGCAGTCGTTCTTCAAGTATCAG GAGAAATTCTATGGTGCTCCGACACGTAACTTGTCTAGAGCAACTATTGTAGATGAAATAGTGAAGTTTGTAGCATCTGTAGTTGGGAACTCTTATCAGACTTCTATTAAGAACGGCTTCAATGACACAAACACAGATCTCCTGACCAGGGTTTCTTTTAAG TATGCTACTTCGAGAGGGGTGTCTGGAACGCCTTTTTTCTATGTAAATGGATTCGTGTTGCCGGATGCCGGAAATGCTCTTAATTACAGCGATTGGAGGAATGTTATTGACCCATTGATTGGTGCAAAGAAAAGCATCTAA